The Platichthys flesus chromosome 10, fPlaFle2.1, whole genome shotgun sequence genome includes a window with the following:
- the ccdc88c gene encoding protein Daple isoform X2, translating into MDVTLSELLATFMESPLVVWVRLLGPLGSCDDVGSEERVSMFMELVDGVFLHKIMTHIDPSPSNQRLTKNVNNDMSLRLYNLTVLTRHIRTFYQENLQQLIVMPLPNILCIAKDPISAKSMEELKRMLLLILGCAVQCERKEEMIEKIKLLNIETQAAIVSHIQEVTHNQLNVLDLSWLEEGAELVREELEPLSRNMATSLQQLIDQRDKASEVILDLTQERDYLFSQQPQEGCRNLGMSSQQREQSAGGVGVNVGGSALTLTKEERQHLSVELADTKAKLRKYRQELEEKTEQLMDSKHEGERLDQELQKLKQENQLLSCEARSARVYRDEVDSLREKASRVDRLETELTRCKEKLNDVHFYKTRVEELREDNFTLMETKMLLEEQLTASRGRFEKLHTLEKDNLLLRSKIHDLEMERDNERQRLEELVEENMLLEIGQKQSMNESAHLGWELEQLSKNNDNTKTETRKSLVHELNECVSSRVLKLEKENRELQSSIERLKEDSHLLQEQQLYTQELDRENQSFSKKLERMQGLLDQERLTNQDMESLGEEILKEKQSLERDMHVLRAEKDQLISELESEKHHLSDAVVSLQERAQSNSEARVREVETENRLLHQSITDTSSRLAILETQLKVSHEEAERLREKAGRCEEAEREAIRLERSRDTVNREVVSLRACSERSEALEKQVSSFEQEVHRLKRETDEAQQQLQHLKRHEVENSLLSKENLDLRCSMENLRSSSARLVTLQEEHTEIQRETQVLNRRLEEVREEAQTERKRAERLEVNMATLNMEKHRLEEELERSKDDREEVERKRQETQSRMEEWRREVEDLREERKRREEGDKERRKLQLDLEQSEEGRKQLEKESLKIRTLLEGKETELEERVRLLATIEKEGGALSKEVDRLKEVAVKAKELERENKDLHKQATIDKRTLATLREELVSEKLSVQQQSVELERLNEELEKIGLNREKLLQQEHTLEDRYRLLESRLEETVQQTMKIKEEKIFTLEKKLHESHTLNATLRAERANGHTTVSDLSHKQKEEENHISQQRFGFDQGQRSATAELLRIKDHLIDVEKKNASFQTETSLLKEQLKQLENQNNSLNNQMVALQRHTTTLQEQNSSLHTQTAKLQVENSTLSSQSASLMAQNAVLQGQVTALETEVESWQRQREEAWRARESVLSDHERLLSVHERQAHEYEQLISQHAALKYKQRALESEQRTLHSKHCVLLQQKEKWDEQAGHGQKEKEELNQEIQKNRLLQQENLQLKTEVDRLTESQSQYSEKSEGLQQRMNELKRSLSSAKLEESQWKAQYDSLMEQHQGLDLTMTKLDNHCELLSRLKGNLEEENHHLLSQINLLSQQNHTLLERSMESKELYHQEQKLYIDKLNTLRRQKEKLEEKIMDQYKFYDPTPKKRSQWSGAKALVNLIKPRKDSSKDRGGDRDKEGVKEKDRAKSAPDIPLPAPPPLLPPETPPPLPHRSGSDSQEVGHAHSSLNNHISSPGLGSQSPAPLTPIRGLTDRSHRVFRSSTPGGSSESFNGEDGNGQGQTYKTLSSTPSHHLSSLGLSNNSSSRIGPGPSRRPRGLLLNEDSCHNTSDSVFGHHGNIGGRPGSGDFSHNTSSSNSPVNCRDSLDCPGRSASLSSDDVMGLSRSQQTLSRSSTLPYDHSPQRAQPQRGGGVRTKIRSSSPGSEMVSLEEFLHESNLKSPPMVSTGSKEDLMTDYFTRSPAASVPTIRDQVAPTSFVLPTVQTSNQRPGQSVKPSPRQPVGQSPSSCPPLGQRTSQSLSRAFSLASADLLRSSGPDSFRGNETSPGQSDVVVRRQGGGVNGRERPLSARLAGPTKQIGDGSFLNQPIHHSSSLNLQTERYKERERERGRTPASQNGPSSSSSFHSHGEVAMVTPTRAVPAKPPNEASEEGEVLREGQSDDSSHLKKESETATCSSVERPKSTPASPDPNNDPQTVWYEYGCV; encoded by the exons TGTGAGCGTAAGGAGGAGATGATAGAGAAGATCAAACTCCTGAACATCGAGACCCAGGCCGCCATTGTCTCTCACATCCAGGAG GTTACCCATAACCAACTGAATGTACTCGACCTCTCCTGGCTGGAGGAAGGAGCAGAGCTTGTGCGTGAAGAGCTGGAGCCTCTGTCCCGCAACATGGCTACATCACTACAGCAACTGATTGACCAGAGAGACAAAGCCAGTGAG GTGATTTTGGATTTAACCCAGGAAAGGGATTACCTGTTCAGTCAGCAGCCCCAGGAAGGGTGCAGAAACCTGGGCATGAGCAGCCAACAGCGAGAGCAGAGCGCTGGAGGTGTGGGAGTAAATGTTGGAGGATCAGCTCTTACTCTGACCAAAGAAGAGAGACAGCATCTCTCTGTGGAGCTTGCAGATACCAAGGCAAAGCTCCGCAAATACAGACAAGAACT cgAGGAAAAAACCGAGCAGCTGATGGATTCAAAGCATGAAGGGGAGCGTCTGGATCAGGAGTTACAGAAACTAAAACAAGAG AATCAGTTGCTATCTTGTGAGGCTCGCTCAGCCCGAGTGTACCGGGACGAAGTGGACTCTCTGAGGGAGAAAGCTTCCAGGGTGGACAGGCTGGAGACTGAACTGACCAGATGTAAAGAAAAGCTCAATGATGTTCACTTCTACAAGACCAGAGTAGAG GAGCTTCGTGAGGACAACTTTACTCTGATGGAGACAAAGATGTTGCTGGAAGAGCAGCTGACAGCCTCTAGGGGGCGCTTTGAAAAACTTCATACTCTTGAGAAAGACAACCTTTTACTACGATCTAAGATACACGATCTGGAAATG GAGAGGGACAATGAACGTCAGAGGCTGGAAGAACTTGTGGAGGAGAACATGCTGCTGGAGATTGGACAGAAACAGAGTATGAACGAGTCAGCTCATCTCGGCTgggagctggagcagctgagcaaaaacaatgacaacacTAAGACAGAGA ctcgtaAGTCACTGGTCCATGAGCTTAACGAGTGTGTTTCCAGTCGAGTGTTGAAGCTTGAGAAGGAAAACCGGGAGCTCCAGTCCTCTATAGAAAGACTGAAGGAAGACAgtcacctcctgcaggagcagcagctctacACCCAGGAGCTGGACAGGGAGAACCAGAGTTTCAGCAAGAAG cTGGAGCGTATGCAGGGCTTATTGGACCAGGAGAGACTGACTAATCAGGACATGGAATCTCTGGGGGAGGAAATTTTGAAGGAAAAGCAGAGTCTGGAGAGAGATATGCATGTTCTGAGGGCAGAGAAGGATCAGCTG atctcagAGTTGGAGAGTGAGAAGCATCACCTGTCTGATGCGGTGGTGTCCCTTCAGGAGCGTGCGCAGTCCAACAGTGAGGCAAGAGTCCGTGAGGTGGAAACAGAGAACCGTTTACTGCACCAGAGCATCACCGATACCAGCTCCCGTTTGGCCATCTTGGAAACTCAACTCAAAGTATCACATGAGGAAGCAGAGCGGCTGAGGGAGAAGGCAGGACGGTGCgaggaggcggagagagagGCAATAAGGCTGGAGCGGAGCAGGGACACTGTGAACAgagaa GTGGTGTCTCTGCGTGCATGCAGCGAGCGGTCAGAGGCGCTTGAGAAACAGGTGTCCTCATTTGAACAGGAGGTGCACCGACtgaagagggagacagatgaAGCCCAGcaacaactgcagcacctgaaaAGGCACGAGGTAGAGAACAGCCTGCTGTCAAAAGAGAACCTTGACCTCCGCTGCTCAATGGAAAACCTGCGCTCCTCATCCGCTCGTCTAGTTACCCTGCAGGAGGAGCATACAGAaatccagagagagacacaggtgcTGAATAGGAGGCTtgaagaggtcagagaggaggcacaaacagagaggaagagggcagAAAGGCTGGAGGTGAACATGGCAACTCTGAATATGGAGAAGCATCGATTAGAAGAGGAACTAGAGAGGAGTAAAGATGATagggaggaggtagagaggaagcgacaggagacacagagcagaaTGGAGGAATGGAGAAGGGAAGTAGAGGACCTGAGAGAGGAGCgtaaaaggagggaggagggagacaaggagaggaggaagctaCAACTGGACCTGGAGCAGTCAGAGGAAGGCAGAAAGCAACTGGAGAAGGAGAGCTTGAAGATCAGAACTCTGCTGGAGGGAAAAGAGACAGAACTTGAGGAGAGGGTAAGACTATTGGCTACAATTGAAAAGGAAGGCGGAGCGCTGAGTAAGGAAGTGGACAGGCTGAAGGAGGTGGCAGTCAAAGCCAAAGAGCTGGAGCGGGAGAACAAGGATCTACACAAACAGGCGACTATTGACAAGAGAACTCTGGCTACActgagagag GAGCTGGTGTCAGAGAAGTTGAGTGTTCAGCAGCAGAGTGTTGAGTTAGAAAGACTCAATGAAGAACTGGAGAAGATTGGACTGAACAGAGAAAAACTACTGCAGCAGGAGCACACCCTGGAAGACAG GTACAGGCTGCTGGAGTCTCGGCTGGAGGAAACTGTCCAACAGACAATGAAGATTAAGGAAGAGAAAATATTCACTCTGGAAAAGAAGCTACATGAGAGCCACACACTCAACGCTACGTTACGTGCTGAACGAGCTAAT GGTCACACGACAGTGTCTGACCTGAGTCATAaacagaaggaggaagaaaaccaCATCTCCCAGCAGCGATTCGGTTTTGaccagggtcaaaggtcagccaCTGCTGAGCTTCTACGAATCAAAGATCATCTTATTGATGTGGAAAAGAAA AATGCCTCCTTTCAAACAGAGACCAGTCTGTTGAAGGAGCAGCTTAAACAGCTGGAGAACCAGAACAATTCTCTTAACAACCAGATGGTGGCGCTGCAGCGACATACCACCACACTGCAGGAACAGAACTCatccctacacacacagactgcaaaGCTGCAG GTGGAGAACTCTACACTCTCTTCCCAGAGTGCATCTCTCATGGCCCAGAATGCTGTGCTGCAAGGCCAAGTCACTGCCTTGGAGACAGAAGTAGAGTCGTGGCAGCGACAGCGTGAGGAGGCATGGCGGGCTCGGGAAAGTGTGCTCAGTGACCACGAACGCCTTCTGAGCGTCCATGAGAGGCAAGCGCACGAGTATGAGCAGCTTATCAGTCAGCACGCTGCACTGAAATACAAACAGAGGGCGCTAGAGAGTGAACAAAGGACTCTGCACAGCAA GCATTGCGTTTTGctgcagcagaaggagaagTGGGATGAACAGGCAGGGCATGGccagaaagagaaggaagaacTTAACCAAGAGATCCAGAAGAATCGGCTACTGCAGCAAGAGAATCTGCAGCTAAAAACAGAAGTGGACAG ATTGACAGAAAGCCAATCACAGTACTCAGAGAAGAGTGAAGGACTTCAGCAGAGAATGAACGAACTTAAGAGGTCATTAAGCTCTGCCAAGCTGGAAGAGAGTCAATGGAAGGCACAATACGATTCACTGATGGAACAACACCAGGGCCTGGATCTTACCATGACCAAACTAGACAACCACTGTGAG CTGCTGAGTCGACTGAAAGGGAACCTGGAAGAGGAGAACCACCACCTCTTGAGTCAGATCAACCTGCTGAGTCAGCAGAACCACACCCTGCTTGAGAGGAGCATGGAGAGCAAAGAGCTGTATCACCAGGAGCAGAAACTATACAT TGACAAGTTGAACACTCTTCGTCGGCAAAAGGAGAAACTAGAAGAAAAGATCATGGACCAATACAAGTTCTACGACCCAACACCTAAAAA gaggAGTCAGTGGTCTGGAGCCAAAGCTTTAGTCAACCTGATCAAACCCCGGAAGGACAGCAGCAAGGATAGAGGGGGCGACCGGGACAAGGAAGGGGTCAAGGAGAAAGACCGAGCAAAGAGTGCCCCAGACATCCCGCTACCTGCCCCACCCCCACTCCTCCCCCCTGAGACGCCGCCCCCTCTTCCCCATCGGTCGGGAAGTGACTCACAAGAGGTGGGCCACGCTCACAGTAGTCTAAACAACCACATCAGCAGCCCCGGCCTTGGGTCCCAGAGTCCAGCGCCACTGACACCCATCAGAG GTTTGACTGACAGAAGCCACAGAGTTTTCAGGAGCAGTACACCAGGAGGCAGCAGTGAGAGCTTCAATGGAGAAGATGGAAACGGACAAG GTCAGACATATAAAACTCTGAGCTCCACTCCGAGCCACCACTTGTCCTCACTGGGCCTAAGCAACAATTCCAGCTCCAGAATTGGACCAGGCCCTAGCCGCAGACCCAGAG GTCTGTTACTTAATGAAGACTCTTGCCACAATACATCTGACTCTGTGTTtggtcaccatggcaacattGGAGGTCGCCCAGGATCCGGCGACTTTAGCCACAACACCTCCAGCTCCAACTCACCTGTGAATTGCAGAG aCTCACTGGATTGTCCGGGGCGCTCAGCCAGCCTCTCAAGTGACGATGTCATGGGTCTCAGCCGATCACAGCAGACTCTGTCGCGTAGCTCGACCCTCCCATACGACCACTCGCCCCAGAGGGCCCAACCTCAACGTGGAGGCGGAGTTAGAACCAAGATAAGGTCATCATCACCTGGAAGTGAGATGGTGTCGCTGGAGGAGTTTTTACACGAGAGCAACTTGAAGTCACCTCCTATG gTCTCTACAGGAAGCAAGGAAGACTTGATGACTGACTATTTCACCAGAAGTCCTGCCGCCTCAGTTCCCACTATCAGAGATCAGGTGGCTCCCACCAGCTTTGTCTTGCCCACTGTACAAACATCCAACCAAAGACCTGGCCAGAGCGTGAAGCCTTCCCCTCGCCAACCAGTGGGCCAGTCTCCATCCTCATGCCCGCCCCTCGGCCAGAGAACCAGCCAATCATTGAGCCGTGCCTTCAGCTTGGCCTCAGCTGATTTGCTGCGTTCTAGTGGACCAGACAGTTTCCGCGGAAATGAGACCTCTCCTGGCCAATCAGATGTGGTAGTTCGACGGCAAGGAGGAGGAGTAAACGGGAGAGAACGGCCACTCTCTGCCCGTCTGGCTGGTCCAACCAAACAAATTGGAGATGGCAGCTTCCTAAACCAACCCATTCACCACTCATCCTCTCTGAATCTGCAGACGGAAAGATACaaagagcgagaaagagagagagggaggactcCTGCATCCCAGAATGGCccgtcctcatcctcttcctttcATAGCCATGGCGAGGTCGCCATGGTTACTCCCACAAGGGCTGTGCCAGCAAAACCGCCTAATGAGGCCTCTGAGGAAGGGGAGGTGTTAAGAGAGGGACAGTCGGATGACTCCTCCCacttaaagaaagaaagtgagacCGCGACATGTAGCTCTGTTGAACGCCCAAAAAGCACACCAGCATCCCCTGACCCCAACAACGACCCCCAAACAGTATGGTATGAGTATGGTTGTGTCTAA
- the ccdc88c gene encoding protein Daple isoform X1: MDVTLSELLATFMESPLVVWVRLLGPLGSCDDVGSEERVSMFMELVDGVFLHKIMTHIDPSPSNQRLTKNVNNDMSLRLYNLTVLTRHIRTFYQENLQQLIVMPLPNILCIAKDPISAKSMEELKRMLLLILGCAVQCERKEEMIEKIKLLNIETQAAIVSHIQEVTHNQLNVLDLSWLEEGAELVREELEPLSRNMATSLQQLIDQRDKASEVILDLTQERDYLFSQQPQEGCRNLGMSSQQREQSAGGVGVNVGGSALTLTKEERQHLSVELADTKAKLRKYRQELEEKTEQLMDSKHEGERLDQELQKLKQENQLLSCEARSARVYRDEVDSLREKASRVDRLETELTRCKEKLNDVHFYKTRVEELREDNFTLMETKMLLEEQLTASRGRFEKLHTLEKDNLLLRSKIHDLEMERDNERQRLEELVEENMLLEIGQKQSMNESAHLGWELEQLSKNNDNTKTETRKSLVHELNECVSSRVLKLEKENRELQSSIERLKEDSHLLQEQQLYTQELDRENQSFSKKLERMQGLLDQERLTNQDMESLGEEILKEKQSLERDMHVLRAEKDQLISELESEKHHLSDAVVSLQERAQSNSEARVREVETENRLLHQSITDTSSRLAILETQLKVSHEEAERLREKAGRCEEAEREAIRLERSRDTVNREVVSLRACSERSEALEKQVSSFEQEVHRLKRETDEAQQQLQHLKRHEVENSLLSKENLDLRCSMENLRSSSARLVTLQEEHTEIQRETQVLNRRLEEVREEAQTERKRAERLEVNMATLNMEKHRLEEELERSKDDREEVERKRQETQSRMEEWRREVEDLREERKRREEGDKERRKLQLDLEQSEEGRKQLEKESLKIRTLLEGKETELEERVRLLATIEKEGGALSKEVDRLKEVAVKAKELERENKDLHKQATIDKRTLATLREELVSEKLSVQQQSVELERLNEELEKIGLNREKLLQQEHTLEDSRYRLLESRLEETVQQTMKIKEEKIFTLEKKLHESHTLNATLRAERANGHTTVSDLSHKQKEEENHISQQRFGFDQGQRSATAELLRIKDHLIDVEKKNASFQTETSLLKEQLKQLENQNNSLNNQMVALQRHTTTLQEQNSSLHTQTAKLQVENSTLSSQSASLMAQNAVLQGQVTALETEVESWQRQREEAWRARESVLSDHERLLSVHERQAHEYEQLISQHAALKYKQRALESEQRTLHSKHCVLLQQKEKWDEQAGHGQKEKEELNQEIQKNRLLQQENLQLKTEVDRLTESQSQYSEKSEGLQQRMNELKRSLSSAKLEESQWKAQYDSLMEQHQGLDLTMTKLDNHCELLSRLKGNLEEENHHLLSQINLLSQQNHTLLERSMESKELYHQEQKLYIDKLNTLRRQKEKLEEKIMDQYKFYDPTPKKRSQWSGAKALVNLIKPRKDSSKDRGGDRDKEGVKEKDRAKSAPDIPLPAPPPLLPPETPPPLPHRSGSDSQEVGHAHSSLNNHISSPGLGSQSPAPLTPIRGLTDRSHRVFRSSTPGGSSESFNGEDGNGQGQTYKTLSSTPSHHLSSLGLSNNSSSRIGPGPSRRPRGLLLNEDSCHNTSDSVFGHHGNIGGRPGSGDFSHNTSSSNSPVNCRDSLDCPGRSASLSSDDVMGLSRSQQTLSRSSTLPYDHSPQRAQPQRGGGVRTKIRSSSPGSEMVSLEEFLHESNLKSPPMVSTGSKEDLMTDYFTRSPAASVPTIRDQVAPTSFVLPTVQTSNQRPGQSVKPSPRQPVGQSPSSCPPLGQRTSQSLSRAFSLASADLLRSSGPDSFRGNETSPGQSDVVVRRQGGGVNGRERPLSARLAGPTKQIGDGSFLNQPIHHSSSLNLQTERYKERERERGRTPASQNGPSSSSSFHSHGEVAMVTPTRAVPAKPPNEASEEGEVLREGQSDDSSHLKKESETATCSSVERPKSTPASPDPNNDPQTVWYEYGCV, translated from the exons TGTGAGCGTAAGGAGGAGATGATAGAGAAGATCAAACTCCTGAACATCGAGACCCAGGCCGCCATTGTCTCTCACATCCAGGAG GTTACCCATAACCAACTGAATGTACTCGACCTCTCCTGGCTGGAGGAAGGAGCAGAGCTTGTGCGTGAAGAGCTGGAGCCTCTGTCCCGCAACATGGCTACATCACTACAGCAACTGATTGACCAGAGAGACAAAGCCAGTGAG GTGATTTTGGATTTAACCCAGGAAAGGGATTACCTGTTCAGTCAGCAGCCCCAGGAAGGGTGCAGAAACCTGGGCATGAGCAGCCAACAGCGAGAGCAGAGCGCTGGAGGTGTGGGAGTAAATGTTGGAGGATCAGCTCTTACTCTGACCAAAGAAGAGAGACAGCATCTCTCTGTGGAGCTTGCAGATACCAAGGCAAAGCTCCGCAAATACAGACAAGAACT cgAGGAAAAAACCGAGCAGCTGATGGATTCAAAGCATGAAGGGGAGCGTCTGGATCAGGAGTTACAGAAACTAAAACAAGAG AATCAGTTGCTATCTTGTGAGGCTCGCTCAGCCCGAGTGTACCGGGACGAAGTGGACTCTCTGAGGGAGAAAGCTTCCAGGGTGGACAGGCTGGAGACTGAACTGACCAGATGTAAAGAAAAGCTCAATGATGTTCACTTCTACAAGACCAGAGTAGAG GAGCTTCGTGAGGACAACTTTACTCTGATGGAGACAAAGATGTTGCTGGAAGAGCAGCTGACAGCCTCTAGGGGGCGCTTTGAAAAACTTCATACTCTTGAGAAAGACAACCTTTTACTACGATCTAAGATACACGATCTGGAAATG GAGAGGGACAATGAACGTCAGAGGCTGGAAGAACTTGTGGAGGAGAACATGCTGCTGGAGATTGGACAGAAACAGAGTATGAACGAGTCAGCTCATCTCGGCTgggagctggagcagctgagcaaaaacaatgacaacacTAAGACAGAGA ctcgtaAGTCACTGGTCCATGAGCTTAACGAGTGTGTTTCCAGTCGAGTGTTGAAGCTTGAGAAGGAAAACCGGGAGCTCCAGTCCTCTATAGAAAGACTGAAGGAAGACAgtcacctcctgcaggagcagcagctctacACCCAGGAGCTGGACAGGGAGAACCAGAGTTTCAGCAAGAAG cTGGAGCGTATGCAGGGCTTATTGGACCAGGAGAGACTGACTAATCAGGACATGGAATCTCTGGGGGAGGAAATTTTGAAGGAAAAGCAGAGTCTGGAGAGAGATATGCATGTTCTGAGGGCAGAGAAGGATCAGCTG atctcagAGTTGGAGAGTGAGAAGCATCACCTGTCTGATGCGGTGGTGTCCCTTCAGGAGCGTGCGCAGTCCAACAGTGAGGCAAGAGTCCGTGAGGTGGAAACAGAGAACCGTTTACTGCACCAGAGCATCACCGATACCAGCTCCCGTTTGGCCATCTTGGAAACTCAACTCAAAGTATCACATGAGGAAGCAGAGCGGCTGAGGGAGAAGGCAGGACGGTGCgaggaggcggagagagagGCAATAAGGCTGGAGCGGAGCAGGGACACTGTGAACAgagaa GTGGTGTCTCTGCGTGCATGCAGCGAGCGGTCAGAGGCGCTTGAGAAACAGGTGTCCTCATTTGAACAGGAGGTGCACCGACtgaagagggagacagatgaAGCCCAGcaacaactgcagcacctgaaaAGGCACGAGGTAGAGAACAGCCTGCTGTCAAAAGAGAACCTTGACCTCCGCTGCTCAATGGAAAACCTGCGCTCCTCATCCGCTCGTCTAGTTACCCTGCAGGAGGAGCATACAGAaatccagagagagacacaggtgcTGAATAGGAGGCTtgaagaggtcagagaggaggcacaaacagagaggaagagggcagAAAGGCTGGAGGTGAACATGGCAACTCTGAATATGGAGAAGCATCGATTAGAAGAGGAACTAGAGAGGAGTAAAGATGATagggaggaggtagagaggaagcgacaggagacacagagcagaaTGGAGGAATGGAGAAGGGAAGTAGAGGACCTGAGAGAGGAGCgtaaaaggagggaggagggagacaaggagaggaggaagctaCAACTGGACCTGGAGCAGTCAGAGGAAGGCAGAAAGCAACTGGAGAAGGAGAGCTTGAAGATCAGAACTCTGCTGGAGGGAAAAGAGACAGAACTTGAGGAGAGGGTAAGACTATTGGCTACAATTGAAAAGGAAGGCGGAGCGCTGAGTAAGGAAGTGGACAGGCTGAAGGAGGTGGCAGTCAAAGCCAAAGAGCTGGAGCGGGAGAACAAGGATCTACACAAACAGGCGACTATTGACAAGAGAACTCTGGCTACActgagagag GAGCTGGTGTCAGAGAAGTTGAGTGTTCAGCAGCAGAGTGTTGAGTTAGAAAGACTCAATGAAGAACTGGAGAAGATTGGACTGAACAGAGAAAAACTACTGCAGCAGGAGCACACCCTGGAAGACAG cAGGTACAGGCTGCTGGAGTCTCGGCTGGAGGAAACTGTCCAACAGACAATGAAGATTAAGGAAGAGAAAATATTCACTCTGGAAAAGAAGCTACATGAGAGCCACACACTCAACGCTACGTTACGTGCTGAACGAGCTAAT GGTCACACGACAGTGTCTGACCTGAGTCATAaacagaaggaggaagaaaaccaCATCTCCCAGCAGCGATTCGGTTTTGaccagggtcaaaggtcagccaCTGCTGAGCTTCTACGAATCAAAGATCATCTTATTGATGTGGAAAAGAAA AATGCCTCCTTTCAAACAGAGACCAGTCTGTTGAAGGAGCAGCTTAAACAGCTGGAGAACCAGAACAATTCTCTTAACAACCAGATGGTGGCGCTGCAGCGACATACCACCACACTGCAGGAACAGAACTCatccctacacacacagactgcaaaGCTGCAG GTGGAGAACTCTACACTCTCTTCCCAGAGTGCATCTCTCATGGCCCAGAATGCTGTGCTGCAAGGCCAAGTCACTGCCTTGGAGACAGAAGTAGAGTCGTGGCAGCGACAGCGTGAGGAGGCATGGCGGGCTCGGGAAAGTGTGCTCAGTGACCACGAACGCCTTCTGAGCGTCCATGAGAGGCAAGCGCACGAGTATGAGCAGCTTATCAGTCAGCACGCTGCACTGAAATACAAACAGAGGGCGCTAGAGAGTGAACAAAGGACTCTGCACAGCAA GCATTGCGTTTTGctgcagcagaaggagaagTGGGATGAACAGGCAGGGCATGGccagaaagagaaggaagaacTTAACCAAGAGATCCAGAAGAATCGGCTACTGCAGCAAGAGAATCTGCAGCTAAAAACAGAAGTGGACAG ATTGACAGAAAGCCAATCACAGTACTCAGAGAAGAGTGAAGGACTTCAGCAGAGAATGAACGAACTTAAGAGGTCATTAAGCTCTGCCAAGCTGGAAGAGAGTCAATGGAAGGCACAATACGATTCACTGATGGAACAACACCAGGGCCTGGATCTTACCATGACCAAACTAGACAACCACTGTGAG CTGCTGAGTCGACTGAAAGGGAACCTGGAAGAGGAGAACCACCACCTCTTGAGTCAGATCAACCTGCTGAGTCAGCAGAACCACACCCTGCTTGAGAGGAGCATGGAGAGCAAAGAGCTGTATCACCAGGAGCAGAAACTATACAT TGACAAGTTGAACACTCTTCGTCGGCAAAAGGAGAAACTAGAAGAAAAGATCATGGACCAATACAAGTTCTACGACCCAACACCTAAAAA gaggAGTCAGTGGTCTGGAGCCAAAGCTTTAGTCAACCTGATCAAACCCCGGAAGGACAGCAGCAAGGATAGAGGGGGCGACCGGGACAAGGAAGGGGTCAAGGAGAAAGACCGAGCAAAGAGTGCCCCAGACATCCCGCTACCTGCCCCACCCCCACTCCTCCCCCCTGAGACGCCGCCCCCTCTTCCCCATCGGTCGGGAAGTGACTCACAAGAGGTGGGCCACGCTCACAGTAGTCTAAACAACCACATCAGCAGCCCCGGCCTTGGGTCCCAGAGTCCAGCGCCACTGACACCCATCAGAG GTTTGACTGACAGAAGCCACAGAGTTTTCAGGAGCAGTACACCAGGAGGCAGCAGTGAGAGCTTCAATGGAGAAGATGGAAACGGACAAG GTCAGACATATAAAACTCTGAGCTCCACTCCGAGCCACCACTTGTCCTCACTGGGCCTAAGCAACAATTCCAGCTCCAGAATTGGACCAGGCCCTAGCCGCAGACCCAGAG GTCTGTTACTTAATGAAGACTCTTGCCACAATACATCTGACTCTGTGTTtggtcaccatggcaacattGGAGGTCGCCCAGGATCCGGCGACTTTAGCCACAACACCTCCAGCTCCAACTCACCTGTGAATTGCAGAG aCTCACTGGATTGTCCGGGGCGCTCAGCCAGCCTCTCAAGTGACGATGTCATGGGTCTCAGCCGATCACAGCAGACTCTGTCGCGTAGCTCGACCCTCCCATACGACCACTCGCCCCAGAGGGCCCAACCTCAACGTGGAGGCGGAGTTAGAACCAAGATAAGGTCATCATCACCTGGAAGTGAGATGGTGTCGCTGGAGGAGTTTTTACACGAGAGCAACTTGAAGTCACCTCCTATG gTCTCTACAGGAAGCAAGGAAGACTTGATGACTGACTATTTCACCAGAAGTCCTGCCGCCTCAGTTCCCACTATCAGAGATCAGGTGGCTCCCACCAGCTTTGTCTTGCCCACTGTACAAACATCCAACCAAAGACCTGGCCAGAGCGTGAAGCCTTCCCCTCGCCAACCAGTGGGCCAGTCTCCATCCTCATGCCCGCCCCTCGGCCAGAGAACCAGCCAATCATTGAGCCGTGCCTTCAGCTTGGCCTCAGCTGATTTGCTGCGTTCTAGTGGACCAGACAGTTTCCGCGGAAATGAGACCTCTCCTGGCCAATCAGATGTGGTAGTTCGACGGCAAGGAGGAGGAGTAAACGGGAGAGAACGGCCACTCTCTGCCCGTCTGGCTGGTCCAACCAAACAAATTGGAGATGGCAGCTTCCTAAACCAACCCATTCACCACTCATCCTCTCTGAATCTGCAGACGGAAAGATACaaagagcgagaaagagagagagggaggactcCTGCATCCCAGAATGGCccgtcctcatcctcttcctttcATAGCCATGGCGAGGTCGCCATGGTTACTCCCACAAGGGCTGTGCCAGCAAAACCGCCTAATGAGGCCTCTGAGGAAGGGGAGGTGTTAAGAGAGGGACAGTCGGATGACTCCTCCCacttaaagaaagaaagtgagacCGCGACATGTAGCTCTGTTGAACGCCCAAAAAGCACACCAGCATCCCCTGACCCCAACAACGACCCCCAAACAGTATGGTATGAGTATGGTTGTGTCTAA